One Eremothecium cymbalariae DBVPG#7215 chromosome 2, complete sequence DNA window includes the following coding sequences:
- a CDS encoding uncharacterized protein (similar to Ashbya gossypii AER189W) → MFALYLPLIATYVQSLYQIVGSDYYGSTLDSSMSISHNSSNNLILPFNKTRIPGSSNSKEVREFIFRHFDKLNQKWILETTQFQENGYEFTNIIYTLGDEDNYLMLAAHYDSKIDPTGFIGAIDSAASCAMLLYVAKFVDTVLTDCETTDCPLNGFTGLKIVFFDGEEAIHEWGPTDSKYGSRYLAEKMESNGSVYNIGLLILLDLLGSQNQNFVPNYYREHTEHYYETLWKLEARYNSFYSTETHFFDPSSYSQTLWDDDHVPFLARDVPTLHLIPSTLPTQWHKLEDDFAHLDQDIVNKWTILICEFVIEYYQ, encoded by the coding sequence ATGTTCGCTTTATATCTTCCACTAATTGCTACATACGTGCAGTCCTTGTACCAGATCGTCGGTTCCGATTATTATGGAAGTACACTAGATAGCTCCATGAGCATCAGCCATAACAGTTCAAATAATCTAATCTTGCCATTTAATAAAACGAGGATACCTGGAAGTAGCAACTCTAAAGAAGTTAGAGAGTTTATATTTCGGCATTTTGACAAGTTGAACCAGAAGTGGATACTGGAAACTACGCAATTTCAAGAAAACGGCTATGAATTTACTAATATCATTTATACGTTGGGCGATGAAGATAACTACCTCATGCTAGCCGCCCATTATGACTCTAAGATTGACCCAACCGGCTTTATAGGGGCTATAGACAGTGCAGCCTCATGTGCAATGCTGCTATATGTAGCCAAATTCGTGGATACGGTGCTAACAGACTGTGAAACTACAGACTGCCCCCTTAATGGCTTCACAGGCCTTAAAATCGTTTTCTTCGATGGGGAAGAGGCCATCCACGAGTGGGGTCCAACTGACTCAAAATATGGATCAAGATACCTGGCTGAAAAAATGGAAAGTAATGGATCGGTTTACAATATAGGTCTTCTGATCCTTTTGGATTTACTGGGCTCGCAGAACCAGAATTTTGTGCCCAACTACTACAGAGAGCACACAGAGCATTACTATGAAACTCTATGGAAGTTGGAGGCAAGATACAACTCCTTCTATAGCACTGAAACACATTTTTTTGATCCCAGTAGCTATTCTCAAACGCTCTGGGATGATGACCACGTACCCTTTTTGGCGCGCGATGTTCCCACATTGCACTTGATCCCTTCGACGTTACCCACTCAATGGCATAAATTAGAGGATGACTTTGCACATCTAGATCAAGATATCGTCAACAAGTGGACCATTTTGATTTGTGAGTTTGTAATTGAATACTACCAATAA